The proteins below are encoded in one region of Poecile atricapillus isolate bPoeAtr1 chromosome 33, bPoeAtr1.hap1, whole genome shotgun sequence:
- the ITGA10 gene encoding integrin alpha-10 isoform X4: protein MACAPLWSQECGTSVFSSGRCVHLNEELQLTGTIAPTAQRCSTYMDIILVLDGSNSIYPWEEVQAFLGNILGRFFIGPGQTQVGVLQYGERLVQEWALGQHPTAQSLLEAARNLTRQEGRETRTAMAIRQACTESFSPAQGGRPGATRLLLVVTDGESHDGDELPAALEECDRHNVTRYAIAVLGHYLRRQQDPEDFIREIKFIASDPDEKYFFNVTDEAALNDIVDALGDRIFSLEGTHGDNESAFELEMSQIGFSIHHLEDGILFGMVGAYDWEGGVLEESQRGRIVPPWEAFQEEFPLELKNHAAYLGYSVSSLQLPEGQRLLVAGAPRFQHKGKVLLFQLDPMGTVTVAQALMGEQIGSYFGSEVLALDLEGDGDSDLLLVGAPTYLGGQSRETGRVYVYRVGQDRLSPAGSLHPEPRQQDSRFGSALGVVPNLSQDGLAGAVVGAPLEDEHRGALYVFHVSPDTLLPQYKQRIEAAALGWSLRYFGISVDGRVDMDGDGLVDVAVGAQGAAVVLRSRWIIQVFARMSVEPAAVSVTQRNCQRSGSSAVCLRARICFHAETRTRNPVDMDIDLRYNVSLEEQIPGSRAAFDSGARRLLQRRIEFPLGRQSCIRIPFHVLDTSDYLRPLSLSLTWALDVAATSVLDEASPTTIRKLIPFFKDCGDDDECVTDLVLKATTDIVGSRQSPHILRKGRRRMLVEVELENREENAYNVSLWLHLPGNLHFSSLVLQDPSTVKLECSALGRHHRRCSVGYPVFHSQAKVSFTLELEFSCSVLLDRAEVTLQATSDSTEVTPQDNVVKLSVPIRYEPNLFLSSNINLHRYEVHPLGTFSRSSGPEFTTTVKVQNLGCYPIQNVTLHMALPALGHHQATILSVTHVFTENATCMLQLPDERTQVVPVPPEDLLHTDRLDCSNTWCQELSCHLERLERGGGVSIQLLRTLHDSFFSGVKFRSVRIVSGVWLGVTGGMLVLEEGVQRRELVLEVLQGRRVPVSLWILGGSALGGLLLLALLSLGLWRLGFFSHRKPSREEEDEEH, encoded by the exons ATG GCGTGCGCCCCGCTTTGGTCCCAGGAATGTGGCACCTCTGTGTTCAGCTCTGGCCGCTGTGTCCATCTCAATGAGGAGCTCCAGCTCACGGGGACCATTGCACCCACAGCACAGC GCTGTTCTACCTACATGGACATCATCCTGGTTCTGGACGGCTCCAACAGCATCTACCCCTGGGAGGAGGTGCAGGCATTCCTCGGGAACATCCTGGGACGCTTCTTCATTGGTCCTGGGCAGACCCAG GTGGGGGTGCTGCAGTACGGGGAGCGGCTGGTGCAGGAGTGGGCGCTGGGGCAGCACCCTACAGCGCAGAGCCTGCTTGAGGCCGCCCGGAACCTGACGCGTCAGGAGGGGAGGGAGACGCGGACGGCCATGGCCATCCGGCAGGCATG CACAGAGTCCTTCAGCCCGGCTCAAGGTGGGCGCCCAGGGGCCACAcggctgctgctggtggtgacaGACGGGGAGTCCCACGACGGGGACGAGCTGCCGGCAGCGCTGGAGGAGTGCGACCGGCACAATGTCACCCGCTATGCCATCGCC GTCCTGGGGCACTACCTGCGTCGGCAGCAGGATCCTGAGGATTTCATCCGGGAAATCAAGTTCATTGCCAGTGATCCTGATGAGAAGTATTTCTTCAACGTCACAGATGAGGCTGCCCTCAATGATATCGTGGATGCTCTGGGAGATCGGATCTTCAGCCTGGAAG GCACCCATGGGGACAACGAGAGTGCCTTCGAGCTGGAGATGTCCCAGATCGGCTTTTCTATCCACCACCTTGAG GATGGGATCCTCTTTGGAATGGTTGGAGCCTATGACTGGGAGGGGGGTGTGCTGGAGGAGAGCCAGCGTGGGCGCATTGTTCCACCCTGGGAAGCGTTTCAGGAGGAATTCCCGCTGGAGCTGAAGAATCACGCAGCGTATCTGG ggtACTCTGTGTCCTCGCTGCAGCTCCCGGAGGGGCAGCGCTTGTTAGTGGCTGGTGCCCCCCGATTCCAGCACAAGGGCAAAGTTCTCCTCTTCCAGCTGGACCCCATGGGGACCGTGACGGTGGCCCAGGCATTAATGGGGGAGCAG ATCGGCTCCTACTTCGGCAGCGAGGTCTTGGCCCTGGACCTGGAGGGAGACGGGGACAGTGACCTGCTGCTGGTGGGCGCGCCCACCTACCTGGGGGGCCAGAGCAGGGAGACTGGGAGGGTCTATGTGTACCGTGTGGGGCAG GACCGCCTGAGCCCCGCAGGGTCGCTGCACCCTGAGCCGAGGCAGCAGGATTCCAGATTCGGTTCCGCCCTGGGCGTGGTGCCGAACCTGAGCCAGGACGGGCTGGCCGGAGCCGTGGTGGGAGCTCCGCTGGAGGACGAGCACCGCGGCGCTCTCTACGTGTTCCACGTCTCCCCGGACACCCTCCTGCCCCAGTACAAGCAG CGCATCGAGGCGGCGGCGCTGGGGTGGAGCCTCCGGTATTTCGGGATCAGCGTGGATGGACGGGTGGACATGGACGGGGACGGGCTGGTGGACGTGGCCGTGGGGGCACAGGGTGCGGCTGTAGTGCTCCG GTCCCGCTGGATTATCCAGGTGTTCGCACGGATGTCTGTGGAGCCAGCAGCTGTCAGTGTCACACAACGGAACTGCCAGCGCAGTGGCTCCAGTGCCGTCTGCCTCCGGGCCCGGATCTGCTTCCATGCCGAGACACGCACACGGAACCCCGTGGACATGGATATCG ATCTCCGGTACAATGTATCCCTGGAGGAGCAGATCCCGGGATCCCGTGCCGCCTTTGACTCTGGTGCCCGCCGACTGCTCCAGCGCCGAATTGAGTTCCCAttgggaaggcagagctgcatCCGCATCCCCTTCCACGTCCTG GACACCTCAGATTACCTGAGGCCCCTCAGCCTCAGCCTCACCTGGGCCCTGGATGTAGCTGCAACGTCGGTGCTGGACGAGGCATCTCCCACCACCATCCGCAAACTG ATCCCGTTTTTCAAGGATTGTGGGGACGACGACGAGTGTGTCACCGACCTGGTGCTCAAGGCCACCACAGACATTGTGGGCTCCAG GCAGAGCCCCCACATCCTGCGGAAGGGCCGGAGGCGGATGCTGGTGGAGGTGGAGCTGGAGAACCGTGAGGAGAATGCCTACAATGTCAGCCTGTGGTTGCACCTGCCTGGAAACCTCCACTTCTCCAGCCTCGTGCTCCAG GATCCCAGCACGGTGAAGTTGGAGTGCTCAGCACTGGGGAGGCACCACCGGCGCTGCAGTGTCGGGTACCCTGTCTTCCACTCGCAGGCCAAG gtgtccttCACCCTGGAGCTGGAGTTCAGCTGCTCCGTCCTTCTGGACCGTGCCGAAGTCACTCTCCAGGCCACCAG TGACAGCACTGAGGTGACACCACAGGACAACGTGGTCAAGCTTTCTGTCCCCATCCGCTATGAGCCCAACCTGTTCCTGTCCAG TAATATCAACCTGCATCGCTATGAAGTTCATCCCCTTGGCACCTTCAGCCGCAGCTCTGGCCCTGAGTTTACCACCACAGTCAAG GTGCAGAATTTGGGGTGCTACCCCATCCAGAATGTCACCTTGCACATGGCCCTGCCAGCACTGGGCCACCATCAGGCCACCATCTTGTCTGTCACCCATGTCTTCACTGAAAAT gcCACCTGCATGCTGCAACTCCCCGATGAGAGGACACAGGTGGTCCCGGTGCCCCCTGAGGATCTGCTGCACACGGACAGGCTG GACTGTTCCAACACCTGGTGCCAGGAGCTGAGCTGCCACTTGGAGAGGCTGGAGCGTGGTGGGGGAGTCTCCATCCAGCTCCTGCGGACCCTCCACGACAGCTTCTTCAGTGGA GTGAAATTCCGGAGTGTGAGGATAGTCAGCGGTGTCTGgctgggggtcacagggggcatgttggtgctggaggagggggTGCAGCGCAGGGAG ctggtgctggaaGTGCTCCAGGGAAGGCGGGTGCCCGTGTCTCTGTGGATCCTGGGAGGCAGTGCCCTGGGGGGactcctgctcctggcactACTCAGCCTTGGCCTCtggagg CTGGGATTCTTCTCCCACCGGAAGCCCTCCcgagaggaggaggatgaggagcactGA